The following proteins are encoded in a genomic region of Anomaloglossus baeobatrachus isolate aAnoBae1 chromosome 6, aAnoBae1.hap1, whole genome shotgun sequence:
- the LOC142243830 gene encoding uncharacterized protein LOC142243830 has protein sequence MVCRSTVCSTQEPASNPTGAIPEQSATGEHMHRPHPSEPSLPSTSVPSTCAGASRETSLPEAAGDEIAFPLPHPSDTAALSRTPLGSGRQRHRGQEKSYAPEFLHLNAAFQNAIQLLAEQNRSSFSLINANMEKNTHELCTRLDRLHLDASKSPNHCFFQAVLERMEKLSLDHQMHVMQATRQALAQVDSQPPPPTPPRPPAPPPAIVPTPPTAQYQPAAQYQPAAQYQPAAQYQPAAQYQPAAQYQLPTTSAPTLPTHYHISPSTPIMTPTQATNSPATSSVSQSLHSTPQSLPNPIPSPGFPLGFSTTPSPSVTSPPPPPTPLSTLNTPTVRVFPPVSPSSTISTPSPRYTNL, from the exons atggtgtgcagaag caccgtctgcagcactcaggagcctgcatcgaacccgacaggagcgatccctgaacagtccgccactggggaacacatgcacagaccccacccatctgaaccttcccttccatcgacatctgtcccatccacctgcgctggagcttcacgtgagacttcattacctgaagctgctggtgatgagatagcttttcccctaccccacccctctgacactgctgccctcagtagaacacctttgggttctgggcgtcagcgtcataggggtcaggaaaagagctatgcgcccgagttcttgcatctaaatgcagccttccagaacgccattcaattattagccgaacaaaatcgttcatcttttagcttaataaatgccaatatggaaaaaaatacgcacgaattgtgcacgcgtctggacaggctgcatttagatgcaagtaaatcacccaatcattgtttttttcaagccgtactagagcgcatggaaaagctatctcttgaccatcagatgcatgtaatgcaagccacacggcaggctctggcgcaggttgactcccaaccacctccacccacccctccaagaccacctgccccccctccagccattgtccctactccccctactgcccagtaccagcctgctgcccagtaccagcctgctgcccagtaccagcctgcagcccagtaccagcctgcagcccagtaccagcctgcggcccagtaccagctcccaaccacatctgcccctacacttcctacccactaccacatctcgccttccacacccatcatgaccccaactcaagccactaattcaccagccacctcttctgtctcccaatccctccactccacccctcaatccttaccaaatcccatcccatctcctggtttccctcttggtttctcaaccacaccttcaccttctgttacttccccaccaccaccaccaacaccactttccaccctcaatactccaactgtgcgtgtgttcccacctgtcagcccctccagtactatctccaccccaagcccaagatataccaatttataa